A portion of the Edaphobacter lichenicola genome contains these proteins:
- a CDS encoding alpha/beta hydrolase family protein, producing MLLLLGPIAHALEMHETETRIPWTQASPNGLSALLVYADLPGKHPLVVITHGTAREVEPRNNVTPWAFLPQARWFARRGFVVLVVVRRGYGSSGGKPDYLDNGHCPDTNYEGAARKSAEDLRTSIDYGSKLAQVDPTRVLAVGISTGGMATVALTADAPKNLIAAINFAGGRGSIADHDVCNAPSLVAAYRDLGKHSRTPMLWIYADNDKYFWPELAQQFDAAFRSTGGQDQLIHAPPFGEDGHTLFNRGVSIWGPMVDDFLKAHDLVLFPQPLPEITPPNIPPPPGLSDHGQQAFRNYLTLGPHKAFAMSAHHFASSTAQMTPDSARKNAFENCNHLAAPDKETCTIVFEENSPAK from the coding sequence TTGCTCCTTCTTTTGGGGCCAATCGCGCACGCCCTGGAGATGCATGAGACTGAGACGCGCATCCCCTGGACTCAGGCATCCCCCAACGGACTCAGCGCGCTTCTGGTCTACGCCGATCTCCCTGGTAAACATCCCCTGGTCGTCATCACCCACGGCACAGCACGCGAAGTTGAGCCGCGAAATAACGTCACTCCATGGGCGTTCCTTCCGCAGGCCCGTTGGTTTGCCCGTCGCGGCTTCGTCGTACTCGTCGTCGTGCGCCGTGGCTACGGCTCTTCGGGCGGCAAGCCCGACTATCTCGACAATGGCCATTGTCCCGACACCAACTACGAAGGCGCCGCCCGCAAGTCTGCCGAAGACCTTCGCACCTCCATCGATTACGGCAGCAAACTTGCCCAGGTCGATCCAACCCGTGTCCTCGCCGTCGGCATCTCGACCGGTGGCATGGCCACCGTCGCCCTCACTGCGGACGCACCCAAAAACCTCATCGCCGCCATCAACTTCGCCGGAGGCCGAGGCTCGATCGCTGACCACGACGTCTGCAACGCTCCATCCCTCGTCGCTGCTTACCGCGATCTAGGCAAGCACTCGCGCACTCCCATGCTCTGGATCTACGCAGACAACGACAAATACTTTTGGCCCGAGCTCGCACAACAGTTCGACGCCGCCTTCCGCTCCACCGGCGGCCAGGACCAACTCATTCACGCTCCGCCCTTTGGAGAAGACGGCCACACTCTCTTCAACCGCGGCGTCTCCATATGGGGCCCTATGGTCGACGACTTCCTTAAAGCCCACGACCTCGTACTCTTTCCTCAACCTCTCCCCGAAATCACTCCGCCCAACATTCCCCCGCCACCAGGTCTCTCCGACCACGGCCAGCAGGCCTTTCGCAACTATCTCACCCTCGGCCCACACAAAGCCTTCGCCATGTCAGCACACCACTTCGCCTCCTCCACTGCGCAGATGACACCCGACAGCGCCCGGAAGAACGCATTCGAAAATTGCAACCACCTCGCCGCACCAGACAAAGAAACCTGCACCATCGTCTTTGAAGAAAACTCACCGGCAAAGTAG
- a CDS encoding amidohydrolase family protein translates to MMGFASNQNIMPSRSVFVFVGIFFSGLALAQQQIPGRQTPVRQVVLLRNARVIDGTGAPPQEHISLLLRNGKIEQIGGPELKVPAGAQVRDLTGKTVMPGIISAHSHLGLLVNDAESVATGYTRENVTAQLKQFERYGVTTILSLGLNRDLVFVLRDEQQAGRLAGATIFTAGRGIGVPDGAPPLLAAADQVYRPANEREARHDVDEMAAHRVDMVKIWVDKLHGKVPEMTPQIYKAVIDEAHKRHVRVAAHEYALEDAKQLVSDGVDVLAHSVRDQVVDDAFVKAMKQHHTWYVPTFTVDESAYIYAQRPGFMQTTFFQQAAGPQLMAKFNALGYADTINQDPQTSQHQKDFANGQQNLKKLFDAGVNIGFGTDSGALPGRIPGFAEHHELALMVQAGLTPMQAITVATGENAKLLHAPDRGTIAVGKRADLLVLDADPLVDIGNTQKIFAVYHDGHTIVGLPGHAK, encoded by the coding sequence ATGATGGGTTTTGCATCCAACCAAAACATTATGCCTTCGCGGTCGGTTTTTGTCTTCGTTGGGATTTTTTTTAGTGGTCTTGCTTTGGCGCAGCAGCAGATTCCAGGGCGGCAGACCCCCGTGCGCCAGGTGGTTTTGTTGCGGAATGCGCGGGTCATCGATGGGACTGGTGCGCCCCCACAAGAACATATCTCGTTGCTGCTTCGCAACGGCAAGATCGAGCAGATCGGTGGGCCGGAGTTGAAGGTGCCCGCAGGGGCACAGGTTCGCGACCTAACCGGGAAGACCGTGATGCCGGGGATTATCAGCGCGCACTCGCATTTGGGACTGCTTGTGAATGATGCGGAGTCGGTAGCGACGGGGTATACGCGGGAGAACGTGACGGCGCAGTTGAAGCAGTTTGAACGATATGGAGTGACGACGATTCTGTCTCTGGGGTTGAACCGCGATCTTGTGTTTGTGCTGCGGGATGAGCAGCAGGCGGGACGACTGGCCGGAGCGACGATATTTACAGCAGGGCGAGGGATTGGGGTGCCGGATGGTGCGCCACCGTTGCTTGCGGCAGCGGACCAGGTGTATCGGCCTGCGAATGAGAGAGAGGCTCGACATGATGTAGATGAGATGGCGGCGCATCGCGTGGACATGGTGAAGATCTGGGTGGATAAGCTGCACGGCAAGGTGCCGGAGATGACGCCACAGATCTACAAGGCTGTGATCGATGAGGCGCATAAGCGACATGTGCGGGTGGCGGCGCATGAGTACGCGCTTGAGGACGCGAAACAACTCGTCTCCGATGGCGTGGATGTTCTGGCACATTCGGTCCGGGACCAGGTGGTGGATGATGCATTCGTTAAGGCGATGAAGCAACACCACACTTGGTATGTGCCGACGTTCACGGTGGATGAGTCGGCGTATATTTATGCGCAGCGTCCTGGGTTCATGCAGACGACATTCTTCCAGCAGGCTGCGGGCCCGCAGTTGATGGCGAAGTTTAATGCATTGGGGTATGCGGATACGATCAACCAGGATCCGCAGACATCGCAGCATCAAAAAGATTTTGCGAATGGGCAGCAGAATCTAAAGAAACTATTTGATGCCGGGGTCAACATTGGATTTGGAACGGATTCGGGTGCGCTGCCGGGGCGGATTCCTGGATTTGCGGAGCATCATGAGCTTGCATTGATGGTGCAGGCAGGGCTTACTCCGATGCAGGCTATTACGGTGGCAACCGGTGAGAATGCGAAGCTGTTGCACGCACCGGATCGTGGGACGATTGCGGTGGGGAAGCGTGCTGATTTGTTAGTGCTGGACGCGGATCCGTTGGTCGATATCGGCAATACTCAGAAGATCTTTGCGGTGTATCACGATGGGCATACCATCGTTGGCTTGCCGGGGCACGCGAAGTAG
- a CDS encoding NUDIX domain-containing protein — protein sequence MTIKTISSREVYRNPWTSVREDVIERANGKRGIYGVVDKDPACIVIPLDSGADGEFVYLIEQFRYTVGARMWEFPQGSWEVAEVVPEDLARGELREETGLTAERMTHLSTLQIAYGVMNQKQHVFLAEGLSMGSADPDAEESDLVVRRVSVSEFEKMVLDGTIVDNCSVAAWGLYRLWRERGR from the coding sequence GTGACGATCAAGACGATTAGCAGCCGGGAGGTCTATCGGAATCCGTGGACGAGCGTGCGCGAAGATGTGATCGAGAGAGCGAATGGCAAACGCGGGATCTACGGGGTGGTCGATAAAGATCCGGCGTGCATCGTGATTCCACTGGATTCTGGGGCTGATGGGGAGTTTGTGTACTTGATCGAGCAGTTTCGGTATACCGTCGGGGCGCGCATGTGGGAGTTTCCGCAGGGCAGTTGGGAGGTGGCCGAAGTGGTGCCAGAGGATCTGGCCCGAGGGGAGCTGCGAGAGGAGACTGGATTGACGGCGGAGCGAATGACGCACCTTTCCACGCTGCAGATTGCGTATGGGGTAATGAATCAGAAGCAGCATGTCTTTCTGGCGGAGGGATTGAGCATGGGAAGTGCCGATCCAGATGCAGAGGAGAGCGATCTGGTGGTGCGGCGGGTGAGCGTGAGTGAGTTCGAGAAGATGGTTCTCGATGGAACGATCGTGGATAACTGCTCAGTGGCAGCGTGGGGGCTTTACCGGCTTTGGCGGGAGCGCGGCAGGTAG
- a CDS encoding CocE/NonD family hydrolase — protein sequence MTIRGGCAVVLSVWLAASVTAFGGQENQTAEQSHTATVSSSKLGDYVGLYRETNEPDVVGSVYVEGTKLYIEGKRSPRVELQEESTDHFAAHGLKVVFVRNAAGRVSGLRSSFGGRGGDGEVFEERFSGVGVRLNHFRDYTRSESMIPVRDGGVKLHVVILRPAGSETSGEALPFLMQRTPYGVDGASSASVNGSKPELATSGYIFVYADIRGRYGSEGKFVMNRAIVAHTTKDDVDETTDTRDTIDWLLKNVPNNNGKVGVLGVSYPGFLAMSAGIDAHPAVKAISPQAPMTNVWMGDDFFHNGAFRETYGFDYVQQLEAQKTDARVQSKEDMFDFFLKHVNFAGAADAAKMGNLPTAKVFLTQPEYSKFWQDMAVEKHLTQVEVPTLEVGGWWDQEDMWGTQAEYAALKPHDKNNEVFMVLGPWNHGGWGPTTRHLGVLDFGAATGDEYRRTIEAPFFEKYLKGRPGFDLQGVASFRTGTNQWERYEAWPPKVGFKDEKLFLTADGGLATATPTGSGAGGKEALNYSADPANPVPYRNRPIQSTYGDGSKWRTWLVEDQRFVSGRKDLANFSTPVLDKDVTVTGDVVADLFAATTGTDGDFVVKLIDVYPDDAPAPMAGYQLMIVDEIFRGRYVQSFEKPEALTPGKVTEYKWSLHGADHTFLKGHKIMVEVQSSWFPLYDRNPQTFVPNIMTAPAGSYKTQTVSIYGSEKYPSHLEFEVPE from the coding sequence ATGACGATTCGCGGCGGCTGTGCGGTGGTTCTTTCTGTCTGGTTGGCGGCTTCAGTGACAGCGTTTGGTGGGCAAGAGAACCAAACTGCGGAACAATCGCATACGGCGACCGTGTCTAGCAGTAAGTTGGGTGACTATGTAGGGTTGTATCGCGAGACCAATGAGCCGGATGTGGTGGGTTCGGTTTATGTCGAAGGGACCAAGCTCTATATCGAGGGAAAGCGTTCGCCGCGGGTTGAGCTGCAGGAGGAGTCAACGGATCACTTCGCCGCGCATGGATTGAAAGTTGTGTTCGTGCGCAATGCGGCGGGGAGGGTATCGGGGCTAAGGAGCAGCTTTGGGGGCCGGGGTGGCGATGGCGAGGTATTTGAGGAGCGGTTCAGCGGCGTGGGGGTGCGGCTCAATCACTTTCGCGACTACACGCGGAGCGAGTCGATGATTCCGGTGCGCGATGGTGGAGTGAAGCTGCACGTCGTGATTCTGCGGCCAGCGGGATCTGAGACGAGCGGTGAAGCGCTCCCGTTTTTGATGCAGAGGACGCCATATGGTGTTGATGGGGCGTCGTCGGCCAGCGTGAACGGGAGTAAACCGGAGCTGGCAACGAGCGGATACATCTTTGTCTATGCGGATATCCGTGGGCGGTATGGGTCAGAGGGAAAGTTCGTGATGAACCGCGCGATCGTCGCCCATACGACGAAAGATGATGTGGATGAGACGACGGATACTCGGGACACGATCGACTGGCTGCTCAAGAATGTTCCGAACAACAACGGCAAGGTAGGTGTGCTTGGGGTGTCGTATCCGGGGTTTCTGGCGATGTCGGCAGGTATCGATGCGCATCCCGCGGTGAAGGCGATCTCGCCGCAGGCCCCGATGACGAATGTTTGGATGGGTGATGATTTTTTTCATAACGGGGCGTTTCGCGAGACCTATGGCTTCGACTATGTGCAACAGTTAGAGGCACAAAAGACCGATGCGCGCGTGCAGAGCAAGGAGGATATGTTTGATTTCTTCCTGAAACATGTGAACTTTGCCGGGGCGGCGGATGCGGCGAAGATGGGAAACCTGCCGACGGCAAAGGTATTTTTGACGCAGCCTGAATATTCGAAGTTTTGGCAGGATATGGCGGTGGAGAAGCACCTGACGCAGGTTGAGGTGCCGACGCTGGAAGTTGGGGGATGGTGGGACCAGGAAGATATGTGGGGGACGCAGGCTGAATATGCTGCGCTGAAGCCGCATGACAAAAACAATGAAGTATTCATGGTGTTGGGGCCGTGGAACCATGGTGGATGGGGGCCGACGACACGGCATCTGGGGGTGCTGGACTTTGGCGCGGCTACGGGAGATGAGTACCGGAGAACGATTGAGGCGCCTTTCTTTGAGAAGTATTTGAAGGGACGTCCGGGGTTCGATCTGCAGGGTGTTGCAAGTTTCAGGACTGGCACGAACCAATGGGAGCGGTATGAGGCGTGGCCGCCGAAGGTCGGGTTCAAGGATGAGAAGCTGTTTTTGACTGCGGATGGCGGTCTGGCCACGGCAACGCCGACGGGGAGTGGTGCTGGCGGGAAGGAAGCGCTGAACTATAGTGCCGATCCTGCGAATCCGGTGCCGTATCGAAACCGTCCGATCCAGTCGACCTACGGGGATGGGTCGAAGTGGCGGACGTGGTTGGTGGAGGACCAGAGGTTCGTAAGCGGACGTAAAGATTTGGCGAACTTTTCAACCCCGGTGTTGGATAAGGATGTCACCGTGACGGGTGATGTTGTTGCGGACTTGTTCGCTGCTACAACGGGCACGGATGGGGACTTTGTCGTGAAGCTGATCGACGTGTATCCGGATGATGCGCCTGCGCCGATGGCGGGCTATCAGTTGATGATCGTGGATGAGATCTTTCGCGGGCGGTATGTCCAGAGCTTCGAAAAGCCCGAGGCGTTGACGCCAGGAAAGGTGACCGAGTACAAGTGGAGTTTGCATGGCGCGGACCATACGTTTTTGAAGGGGCACAAGATTATGGTGGAGGTTCAGTCGAGTTGGTTTCCGCTGTATGACAGGAATCCACAGACGTTTGTGCCGAATATCATGACGGCGCCAGCGGGCTCGTATAAAACACAGACGGTGTCGATCTATGGGTCGGAGAAGTATCCGTCCCACCTCGAGTTTGAGGTGCCGGAGTAA
- a CDS encoding CDGSH iron-sulfur domain-containing protein translates to MSEEAVKITVRPNGPLRVEGHIILKDADGKEWDLTGKPAISLCRCGASEKRPFCDGAHNRVGFQCAASPEGILT, encoded by the coding sequence ATGTCAGAAGAAGCAGTAAAAATAACAGTTCGCCCTAACGGTCCATTGCGTGTCGAGGGCCACATCATTTTGAAAGATGCCGATGGCAAAGAGTGGGACCTGACTGGAAAACCGGCGATATCGCTGTGCCGTTGCGGAGCGAGCGAGAAGCGCCCGTTCTGCGATGGAGCCCATAATCGGGTTGGCTTCCAGTGTGCTGCCAGTCCTGAAGGAATACTGACTTAA